Proteins encoded by one window of Desulfurispira natronophila:
- the hpt gene encoding hypoxanthine phosphoribosyltransferase: MKSRRIEPFIDEATIADTVEQLAARIAEDFAGEPLLLLCILSGSFIFTADLARALARHQIEVEVDFMKVSSYEGEESSGTVKVEFDMERSIFQRNVLIVEDIIDTGRTLEHLLRLLQTRQPRELRLCCLLDKPSRRINGLNAHYVGITIDDLFVVGYGLDYMHKLRELPHIGIMSTEE, translated from the coding sequence TTGAAATCACGCCGCATTGAACCATTTATTGATGAAGCAACTATTGCCGATACGGTAGAGCAGCTGGCCGCTCGCATTGCCGAAGACTTTGCCGGCGAGCCGTTGCTGCTGTTGTGTATCCTCAGTGGCTCCTTTATTTTTACCGCTGATTTGGCACGGGCTTTGGCTCGTCATCAGATAGAGGTGGAAGTTGACTTTATGAAAGTTTCTTCTTACGAAGGAGAGGAGTCCAGCGGGACGGTGAAGGTGGAGTTTGACATGGAGCGCTCTATCTTCCAGCGCAATGTGCTTATTGTGGAAGACATTATCGATACTGGGCGCACTCTTGAGCACCTATTGCGCCTTTTGCAAACCCGTCAACCTCGCGAGTTGCGGCTGTGCTGCCTGCTTGATAAACCTTCGCGACGAATTAATGGTTTGAATGCTCACTATGTGGGGATAACCATTGATGATCTTTTTGTGGTAGGCTACGGCCTCGATTATATGCACAAGCTCCGGGAGCTTCCCCATATTGGTATTATGAGTACAGAGGAGTAG